The sequence CGTCCAGAGCCCCGTCCGCGTGTGGATCACGCGCGACGCGCGGCGCGCCGAGCCGTTTCGTCGCCGACTCAACTCAAGCGCCTTCGACATCGCCGCCATTCCCGTCTTCGTTGCCGTTGAAGCGGGCGATCGGGAAGTCAAGCGCCGGACGATGCTGGAACTTGGTTCTTACGATTGGATTTTCTTCACGAGCCAGATCACGGTTGATGAGATGGCGCATTTGATGCACGAGCACGGTGCCCGGTTCGGCGCGCAGACTCGCCTGGCGGCTGTCGGGGTCAAGACCAAGGCGGCAATCGAACGGCATGGTTGGCGCGTGGATTTCACGGCCGACGTGGCCGACGCCGAGGCGATGGGGGAGCAGTTCCTGCACGACGTCGGGACGCGTATCGGACGGGTTCTCTTTCCCTGCGGACAGGCGGCGGCCGCCGATCTTGAAATGACCCTGGCCGAGGGGTGCACGGGATTTGATCGTCTGGTCTGCTATGACATAGCCGAGAGCCCGGCATTGGCGCAGACCCTCCCCGCGCTTCCCGATCCCCACGCTGTTGTCTTCACAAGCCCCCAAGCGGCCCGGATACTTCTGGCGCGAAGATCACTGCCATTGACGACCACTGCTGTCTCCATCGGACCGGCGACGACGGAAGCGTTGCGTCAGGCCGGATTCCCGATTGTATATGAACCCTTCGAGCGTTCGCTCGAAGGCACTGCCGAGGTGATTCATGGATTATTCCCTGACCCGTCGTCCCCGTCGACTCCGTCGTAACCCGCTCATTCGCGATCTGGTCGCCGAGACCCGCCTGTCGACCGCGCCGATGATCCAGCCGTACTTCGTCGGCGAGGATGCGACCGGACGCATGCCGATTCCCAGCATGCCGGGGATCAACCGCGAGTCGGTCGACAAACTCACGGAATCGATCGCCGCCGATCTCAAGCTGGGGATCAAACGCATCATGCTCTTCGGCGTCACCGAGCACAAGTCGTCGGACGCGGCCTCGGCGTATGCCGACAACAATCCCGTTGTGCGGGCGGTGGAGCGTTTACACCGCGAGTTCGGCGAGGACTTGTTCATCTCCGCCGACGTCTGCTTGTGCGCCTACACGTCGAGCGGGCATTGCGGCCTGCTGGACGGTGACGACATCGACAACGATTCCTCGCTCGATGTGCTGGCGCGCATGGCGGTGCGTCTGGCGCAGGCGGGTGTCGATTGGGTTGGTCCATCGGACATGATGGATGGCCGCATCGGCGCGATCCGCGAGGCGCTCGATCACGCCGGATATGCAAAGACCGGGATTCTGGCGTACACCGCCAAGTATGCGTCGTCGTATTATGGCCCCTTCCGCGAGGCCGCCGAATCGGCGCCCCAGAAGGGTGATCGCAAATCGTACCAAATGGACTGGCGCAATGGCCGCGAGGCGCGTGTCGAGGCGATGCTCGACATCGAAGAAGGCGCCGACGTCGTCATGGTCAAACCGGCGCTGGCGTATCTGGATGTGATTGCCGACCTGGCCGGTTCGATCGACATTCCCATCGCCGCCTACAATGTCTCCGGCGAATACTCGGCGGCGAAGTTGCTCGTCCGTGAGGGATTGGCCAAGGAACCCGATCTCGTGCTGGAGAACCTGACCGCGATCACCCGTGCGGGAGCGTCGATCATATTGACGTACCATTTGCGGGATATCCTAAAGGGGAAGTGGTTGGGGTAGGTGGACGGTGGGTACGGAGCACCCACCCTACGAGAATGCGTGCTCTGCCTGTGGCGAGCGAAATCGAGCCGCACGCACCGTCAGGGGGCTGAAAGCCCCCTGTCCGCAGCCGGTGGCGGCATGACAAGGAGGTGGGCAGAGCCCACCCTTCAATGAAATGATCGAGCGGTCGGACCAACTCTTCACCCGTGCGCAGCGCGTCATCCCCGGCGGCGTGAATTCGCCGGTGCGCGCCTTTGGCGCGGTCGGCGGGACACCGCGATTCATCGCCTCGGCAGAAGGATGCCATCTGACCGACGCCGACGGAAACTCGTATATCGATTTCTGCATGTCGTGGGGACCATTGATCCTCGGCCATGCGCATCCGCAGGTCATCGCGGCCATCGACCGGGCCATGCGGAAAGGGACCAGCTACGGCGCGCCGACCGAAGAAGAAGTGTTGTTGGCGGAGAAGGTCTGTGAATGGGTCAAGCCCGTCGAACAAGTGCGCTTCGTCTCATCGGGGACCGAGGCGACGATGTCGGCGATCCGTCTGGCGCGCGGCTTCACCGGACGCGACCTGATCATCAAGTTTGCCGGGTGCTATCACGGCCACGCCGACTTCCTCTTGGTGCAGGGGGGATCGGGATTGGCGACCTTCGGGACGCCATCGTCGGCGGGGGTGCCATCGTCATTCGCGGCGGCGACGCTGGTTGCGACCTACAACGATCTGGCCTCTGCTGAATCGCTGTTTCGTCAGCACCGCGACAAGGTCGCGGCCGTGATCTTCGAGCCGGTAGCGGCGAACAATGGCCTGATCCTGCCCGCGGATGGATTCTGGCAGTCGGTCACGGACCTTGCGCACAAGCGTGGGGCGCTCGTGATTTCCGATGAGGTGATCACCGGTTTTCGTCTCGGCAAAGGCGGCGCGGCCGAACGCTTGGGGTTCGCGCCCGACCTGATGACATTCGGGAAGATCATCGGCGGCGGACTTCCGGTCGGCGCATTCGGCGGGCGCAAGGAGATCATGCAGAAGCTGGCGCCGCTGGGACCGGTCTATCAGGCGGGAACGCTCTCCGGCAATCCGGTCGCGATGGCCGCGGGTCTGGTGACGTTGAATGTGATTGCGGGTGATGGCGTCTACGCGCAGTTGGAAGTTAAGGGTCGTCAATTCGAAGAGATGCTGCGGGCGCGGATCAATCTCTCCGCACACGATGCCTGCCTGGTGCGGATCGGATCGATCTTCTGGCTGTACCTCGGCGGGACCGAACCGCCGCGCAATCCAACGGAGATCGAACCCGGGGCGGCCGAACGGTACAAACGAGTGTTCCACCATTGCCTGGAACATGGTGTCTATCTGGCGCCATCGGCATACGAGGTCGGATTCCTCTCGACGGCACATGATCAGGCATCGTTGCGACAGGCGATCGACGTGATCACCGCTGGAATCGAGGCATTGTAGGGCGGGCTTCGCTCCCCGCTCTTTGAGCACTGGGGACGTAGAAGACGGCGGGCAGCCCGTCCCGAGCGACTTGTCCCGAACGAAGCCGAGGGAGGTCGAGGGAAGCCCGCCTCACGGATTCTGAAGGACACGACATGTCGTTATCATCGAATAGCGCACAAACCACGCATGCGATGTCCCACCCTTCGGGTGGGGCATCGAAGCGTGATTTCATCGAGGTATGCTATGGTCGTCCGGTCACGCGTCGGCCGATCTGGATCATGCGTCAGGCGGGGCGCTATCAGGCCTCGTACCGTGCCGTGCGCGAGCGCCATACCTTCGAAGAGGTCTGCCGGACACCGGAGTTGGCCTGCCAGGTCACATTGCAGCCGGTGCGCGAGTTCGATCTCGATGCGGCGATCCTCTTTTCCGACATCCTGGTGCTCCTGCCGCCGTTGGGGTTGCCGGTGCGTTTCGAGGAAGGCGGGCCGACCATCACGAATCCCATCGCCGATGTCGGGCAAGTCGATCGGCTACGTCGTTTTGATCCGGGGCGCGATGTCGACTTCGTCCCGGCGGCGGTGCGTCGGATCCGTGCTGCCTTGCCGCCGTCGGTACCGCTTATCGGCTTCTCCGGGGCGCCGTTCACGCTCGCCTGCTATGCCATCGAAGGAACGACCTCGCGCGACTTCACGGTGGCGCGGCGATTCTTCCATGAACGACCGGTGGCCGCCCAGCGTCTGATGACGCACTTGGCCGATGCGATCGCCGATTATCTGTCGGCGCAGATCGCCGCCGGAGCCGATGCCGTGCAGATGTTCGATTCGTGGGGTGGCTTGCTGTCGCCGGAGGACTATCGGGAGATCGTCGTACCGCACTACCTTACTATCCTGGAACGAATCAGAAAGCCGGGAGTGCCGGTGATTCTCTATGCCGGCGGCACATCGCATCTATTGCAGCCGCTGGTCGATGTCCCTTTCGATGTCATCAGCGTCGACTGGCGCACGCGTCTCCGTACCGCCGCCACCATGTGCCGCGAGGCGACCGCGCTGCAGGGGAACCTCGACCCGACGGCTTTGTTTGCCTCTCGGGAGGAAATCGCCCGCCGCGCCACGGCGATCATGAACGAGATGGACACCACCGACAAGGGGCACATCTTCAATCTTGGGCACGGCATTCTGCCGGACACGCCGGAGGAGCACCTGCGCGCGTTGGTGGAAGTCGTACACGGCACGCCGCCGAAGAGGTAGATGGAAGGCGAGAATGGAGGACAAGGGGCTTAAGCCCCTTGTTTGCCAGACTCGGATGCCGATGCGTGCATTAGGAACCACCGAATCCGCTGCCACGGACGCCTACTGGTCGGTGCCGACCGGGCTGCTGCGTAAGTACGACCGTCCGGGACCGCGATATACATCATATCCCACCGTGCCGGTCTGGACGGCGGATTTCGGCGCGGCGCAGTATGATGAGCACCTGAGGCGCTTCGCCGCCACCGACCGGCCGCTGTCGCTGTATGTACATCTGCCGTTCTGTCATGAGCGTTGCACCTTCTGCGGCTGCAATGTTGTCATCGCGCAACGGCAGGAGACAGTCGAACGGTACCTCGCGTATCTGTTTCGCGAGATCGATCACGTCGTTGATGTC comes from Candidatus Zixiibacteriota bacterium and encodes:
- the hemL gene encoding glutamate-1-semialdehyde 2,1-aminomutase, which translates into the protein MERSDQLFTRAQRVIPGGVNSPVRAFGAVGGTPRFIASAEGCHLTDADGNSYIDFCMSWGPLILGHAHPQVIAAIDRAMRKGTSYGAPTEEEVLLAEKVCEWVKPVEQVRFVSSGTEATMSAIRLARGFTGRDLIIKFAGCYHGHADFLLVQGGSGLATFGTPSSAGVPSSFAAATLVATYNDLASAESLFRQHRDKVAAVIFEPVAANNGLILPADGFWQSVTDLAHKRGALVISDEVITGFRLGKGGAAERLGFAPDLMTFGKIIGGGLPVGAFGGRKEIMQKLAPLGPVYQAGTLSGNPVAMAAGLVTLNVIAGDGVYAQLEVKGRQFEEMLRARINLSAHDACLVRIGSIFWLYLGGTEPPRNPTEIEPGAAERYKRVFHHCLEHGVYLAPSAYEVGFLSTAHDQASLRQAIDVITAGIEAL
- the hemE gene encoding uroporphyrinogen decarboxylase encodes the protein MSHPSGGASKRDFIEVCYGRPVTRRPIWIMRQAGRYQASYRAVRERHTFEEVCRTPELACQVTLQPVREFDLDAAILFSDILVLLPPLGLPVRFEEGGPTITNPIADVGQVDRLRRFDPGRDVDFVPAAVRRIRAALPPSVPLIGFSGAPFTLACYAIEGTTSRDFTVARRFFHERPVAAQRLMTHLADAIADYLSAQIAAGADAVQMFDSWGGLLSPEDYREIVVPHYLTILERIRKPGVPVILYAGGTSHLLQPLVDVPFDVISVDWRTRLRTAATMCREATALQGNLDPTALFASREEIARRATAIMNEMDTTDKGHIFNLGHGILPDTPEEHLRALVEVVHGTPPKR
- the hemB gene encoding porphobilinogen synthase, which gives rise to MDYSLTRRPRRLRRNPLIRDLVAETRLSTAPMIQPYFVGEDATGRMPIPSMPGINRESVDKLTESIAADLKLGIKRIMLFGVTEHKSSDAASAYADNNPVVRAVERLHREFGEDLFISADVCLCAYTSSGHCGLLDGDDIDNDSSLDVLARMAVRLAQAGVDWVGPSDMMDGRIGAIREALDHAGYAKTGILAYTAKYASSYYGPFREAAESAPQKGDRKSYQMDWRNGREARVEAMLDIEEGADVVMVKPALAYLDVIADLAGSIDIPIAAYNVSGEYSAAKLLVREGLAKEPDLVLENLTAITRAGASIILTYHLRDILKGKWLG